The following are encoded together in the Rhizophagus irregularis chromosome 21, complete sequence genome:
- a CDS encoding uncharacterized protein (MEROPS:MER0210990): MANISSSDTAAAAVNVTVTTTDIRQPHVSSTTIVESGHCEVGKSFGMGSYFNLKHTIKIYYEIHGIGPNKLLFIMGLNNTAESWDHQINYFGNHPDYQVCVFDNRGVGYSDAPAGFYSTSQMAHDVIDLCEYLGWTKNIHLIGVSMGGMISQELVLAKPQYFKSLCLTSTTPGMTLPPLLCVTTLSKLMFIRNPLDKIDIVVKLLFPNEWLRAPAPPGSSHATNEEHILETYRQRIAKRGIQPVNGAIGQMAACIRHYCSPSRLHRIKCYISQILVITGTLDNLINPANSHYLAKQLNADFECWEGSGHALPNEQAERYNNLLDLHFRKSGLINTDD; encoded by the exons ATGGCTAATATTAGTTCTTCGGATACAGCAGCAGCAGCTGTTAACGTTACCGTCACTACCACTGATATTAGACAACCACATGTATCTTCAACTACGATAGTAGAAAGTGGTCATTGTGAAGTTGGTAAAAGTTTCGGAATGGgttcttattttaatttaaaacatactataaaaatttattatgaaatacaTGGAATTGGCccaaataaattactttttatcaTGG GACTAAATAATACAGCAGAAAGTTGGGATCatcaa ATCAACTATTTTGGAAATCATCCCGATTACCAAGTATGCGTTTTTGATAATCGTGGTGTTGGTTATTCAG acGCACCGGCGGGATTCTATAG CACAAGTCAAATGGCACATGATGTAATCGATTTATGTGAATACTTAGGATGgacaaaaaatattcatctaATTGGTGTTTCGATGGGTGGTATGATTTCACAAGAATTGGTGCTAGCCAAACCACAATACTTTAAATCTCTCTGTTTAACTTCTACAACACCAGGAATGACATTACCTCcg tTGTTATGTGTCACTACGTTGAGtaaattaatgtttattaGAAATCCACTTGATAAAATTGACATTGTTGTAAAATTGTTATTTCCAAAT GAATGGTTAAGAGCTCCTGCTCCTCCAGGTTCATCTCATGCAACAAATGAAGAACATATATTAGAG ACATATCGTCAACGAATAGCAAAACGTGGAATTCAACCtgttaatg GAGCAATTGGTCAAATGGCTGCGTGTATCCGTCATTATTGTTCTCCTAGTCGTCTTCATCGCATTAAATGTTATATTTCAcag aTTTTGGTTATAACAGGAACTTTGGATAACTTAATTAATCCAGCAAATAGTCACTATTTAGCAAAACAATTAAATGCAGATTTTGAATGTTGGGAAG gATCTGGTCATGCATTACCAAATGAACAAGCTGaacgatataataatttattagatttgCATTTTAGAAAATCTGGTCTAATTAATACAGAcgattaa